The Streptomyces cynarae genome contains a region encoding:
- a CDS encoding urease accessory protein UreD, protein MSAPSPTGCGSGSSHGRRDLGVRATARIVARDDGRGGTALPVLAGEGPLALRRTRARGDEARVMLVGAMSGPLGGDHLTVEAEVGGGALLHVGSAAATIALPGQAKGEARYDVRLDVAEGGELRWLPEQLISANGSELYVTTRIDLAPGARLVFREEQVLGRAGEEPGRLTSRLTVRLDGRPLLDQEVACGPGAPGGWDGPAVLAGHRALGQLVLVRPEFERTPATARPLGECAALTPLAGPGVLVTAVAPDALRLRRTLDEALGALG, encoded by the coding sequence GTGTCGGCGCCGTCGCCGACTGGGTGCGGCAGCGGCTCGTCGCATGGGCGGCGTGACCTGGGGGTACGGGCCACCGCGCGGATCGTGGCCCGGGACGACGGCCGGGGCGGTACGGCCCTGCCGGTGCTGGCCGGCGAGGGGCCACTCGCGCTGCGCCGGACGCGGGCGCGGGGCGATGAGGCGCGCGTGATGCTCGTCGGCGCGATGAGCGGGCCGCTCGGCGGGGACCACCTCACCGTCGAGGCCGAGGTGGGAGGCGGCGCCCTGCTGCACGTCGGATCGGCCGCCGCGACCATCGCGCTGCCCGGTCAGGCGAAGGGCGAGGCCCGCTACGACGTCCGGCTCGACGTGGCGGAAGGCGGTGAACTGCGCTGGCTGCCCGAACAGTTGATTTCGGCCAACGGAAGCGAGCTGTACGTCACCACGCGGATCGACCTCGCGCCGGGCGCCCGTCTCGTCTTCCGGGAGGAGCAGGTCCTCGGGCGCGCCGGTGAGGAGCCAGGGCGGCTGACCAGCCGTCTCACCGTACGGCTCGACGGACGGCCGCTGCTCGACCAGGAGGTGGCCTGCGGGCCGGGCGCCCCCGGCGGCTGGGACGGGCCCGCCGTGCTGGCGGGACATCGGGCGCTCGGGCAGCTGGTCCTCGTACGGCCCGAGTTCGAGCGAACGCCGGCGACGGCACGGCCGCTCGGGGAGTGTGCCGCGCTCACCCCGCTGGCTGGGCCGGGTGTGCTCGTCACCGCGGTCGCCCCCGACGCGCTGCGGCTGCGGCGGACGCTGGACGAGGCGTTGGGCGCACTTGGCTGA
- a CDS encoding urease accessory protein UreF: MSRAALLVLADGRFPAGGHAHSGGAEAAVRAGRITGAASLEDFCRGRLHTAGLVAASLAAAAALGVDPAALDAAADARTPSAALRVAARRLGRQLMRAARAAWPSGELDAVAREFPKGAHQPVVLGVAARAAGLGAEDAAYCSAYESVSGPATAVVRLLSLDPFDATAVLARLAPELDLVAGQASGAARRVVDEGVDALPAASAPLLEIGAEAHAAWPVRLFAS; this comes from the coding sequence ATGTCCCGGGCAGCGCTTCTCGTCCTGGCCGACGGCCGCTTCCCCGCCGGAGGGCACGCCCACTCCGGCGGGGCCGAGGCGGCCGTCCGCGCGGGACGGATCACCGGGGCCGCGAGCCTGGAGGACTTCTGCCGCGGGCGGCTGCACACGGCCGGGCTGGTGGCCGCTTCGCTGGCCGCGGCGGCCGCGCTCGGTGTCGACCCGGCCGCGCTGGACGCCGCGGCGGACGCCCGTACGCCGTCGGCCGCGCTGCGTGTCGCCGCGCGCAGACTGGGGCGGCAGCTGATGCGGGCCGCTCGGGCCGCGTGGCCTTCCGGGGAACTGGACGCGGTGGCGCGGGAGTTTCCCAAGGGGGCGCATCAGCCGGTCGTGCTGGGTGTCGCGGCTCGTGCGGCGGGGTTGGGGGCAGAGGACGCCGCGTACTGCTCCGCGTACGAGAGTGTGAGCGGGCCCGCCACGGCCGTGGTGCGGTTGCTGAGCCTGGATCCGTTCGACGCCACGGCGGTGCTCGCTCGGTTGGCGCCGGAGCTGGATCTCGTGGCGGGCCAGGCGAGCGGTGCCGCACGTCGCGTCGTCGACGAAGGGGTCGATGCGTTGCCTGCCGCGTCCGCGCCGCTGCTGGAGATCGGTGCCGAGGCGCATGCCGCTTGGCCTGTACGTCTGTTCGCGTCCTAG
- a CDS encoding S-(hydroxymethyl)mycothiol dehydrogenase, with protein MAHQVRAVVARGKGAPVSLETIVVPDPGPGEALVKIEACGVCHTDLHYREGGISADFPFLLGHEAAGVVEAVGEGVTDVAPGDFVILNWRAVCGQCRACLRGRPWYCFNTHNAKQKMTLTDGTELSPALGIGAFAEKTLVAAGQCTKVDPAASAAAAGLLGCGVMAGIGAAINTGNVGRGDSVAVIGCGGVGDAAVVGSNLAGAAKIIAVDIDDRKLATAKKLGATHTVNSSQTDPVAAIRDLTGGFGADVVIEAVGRPETYRQAFYARDLAGTVVLVGVPTPEMQLELPLLDVFGRGGALKSSWYGDCLPSRDFPMLIDLYLQGRLDLDAFVTETIALDEVEKAFERMHHGDVLRSVVVL; from the coding sequence ATGGCTCACCAGGTCCGTGCTGTCGTCGCCCGGGGCAAGGGCGCCCCCGTCAGCCTGGAAACGATCGTCGTGCCCGACCCCGGTCCGGGCGAGGCGCTGGTCAAGATAGAGGCCTGCGGCGTCTGCCACACGGATCTGCACTACCGCGAGGGCGGCATCAGTGCCGACTTCCCCTTCCTGCTGGGGCATGAGGCCGCGGGCGTGGTGGAAGCGGTGGGCGAGGGCGTCACGGACGTGGCGCCCGGTGACTTCGTCATCCTCAACTGGCGTGCGGTGTGCGGCCAGTGCCGCGCCTGTCTGCGCGGCCGGCCGTGGTACTGCTTCAACACGCACAACGCGAAGCAGAAGATGACCCTGACCGACGGCACGGAGCTGTCGCCCGCGCTGGGCATCGGTGCCTTTGCCGAGAAGACGCTGGTGGCGGCCGGGCAGTGCACCAAGGTGGACCCGGCGGCGTCGGCCGCCGCCGCCGGACTGCTGGGGTGCGGAGTGATGGCGGGCATCGGCGCGGCGATCAACACCGGGAACGTGGGACGCGGTGACAGCGTGGCCGTGATCGGCTGCGGCGGTGTCGGGGACGCGGCGGTCGTCGGATCGAACCTGGCGGGTGCGGCGAAGATCATCGCGGTGGACATCGACGACCGCAAGCTGGCCACCGCCAAGAAGCTGGGCGCGACCCACACGGTCAACTCGAGCCAGACCGATCCGGTGGCGGCGATCCGGGACCTGACCGGCGGGTTCGGCGCCGATGTCGTCATCGAGGCGGTGGGCCGTCCGGAGACCTACCGGCAGGCCTTCTACGCCCGCGATCTGGCCGGCACGGTCGTCCTTGTCGGCGTACCGACCCCGGAGATGCAGCTGGAGCTGCCGCTGCTGGACGTCTTCGGCCGGGGAGGTGCACTGAAGTCGTCCTGGTACGGCGACTGCCTGCCCTCCCGTGACTTCCCCATGCTCATCGACCTGTATCTGCAGGGTCGCCTGGACCTGGACGCCTTCGTCACCGAGACCATCGCACTGGACGAGGTCGAGAAGGCCTTCGAGCGCATGCACCACGGGGACGTGCTGCGCTCGGTGGTGGTGCTGTGA
- the ureG gene encoding urease accessory protein UreG yields the protein MHLDHTHPGPSALSADAHRPDGSRRALRVGLGGPVGSGKTATVAALCRALRDELSLAVVTNDIYTREDAEFLLREAVLPPERITAVETGACPHTAIRDDISANLEAVEDLEDAVGPLDLVLVESGGDNLTATFSKGLVDAQIFVIDVAGGDDIPRKGGPGVTTADLLVVNKTDLAPYVGSDLARMAADAKAQRGELPVVLQSLRSEAGVGAVADWVRQRLVAWAA from the coding sequence ATGCACCTTGACCACACCCACCCCGGCCCCTCCGCCCTCAGCGCCGACGCGCACCGCCCCGACGGATCCCGCCGTGCCCTGCGTGTCGGGCTCGGCGGGCCCGTCGGGTCGGGGAAGACCGCCACCGTCGCCGCGCTCTGCCGGGCCCTGCGGGACGAGTTGTCGCTCGCCGTCGTGACCAACGACATCTATACCCGGGAGGACGCCGAGTTCCTGCTGCGGGAGGCCGTGCTGCCGCCCGAGCGGATCACCGCCGTCGAGACCGGCGCCTGTCCGCACACCGCCATCCGGGACGACATCTCCGCCAACCTCGAAGCCGTCGAGGACCTGGAGGACGCCGTCGGGCCGCTCGACCTCGTCCTCGTCGAGTCCGGCGGCGACAACCTCACCGCCACCTTCTCCAAGGGCCTCGTCGACGCGCAGATCTTCGTCATCGACGTCGCCGGCGGGGACGACATCCCGCGCAAGGGCGGTCCCGGTGTCACCACCGCCGATCTGCTCGTCGTCAACAAGACCGACCTGGCGCCGTACGTCGGTTCCGACCTCGCCCGGATGGCCGCCGACGCCAAGGCACAGCGGGGCGAGCTGCCCGTCGTCCTCCAGTCGTTGCGCAGTGAGGCCGGTGTCGGCGCCGTCGCCGACTGGGTGCGGCAGCGGCTCGTCGCATGGGCGGCGTGA
- a CDS encoding NAD(P)/FAD-dependent oxidoreductase, with product MRTVAVVGASLAGLSAARSLRKRGYDGRLVVIGDEPHRPYDRPPLSKEFLAGTLGEADLALERDDEDLQAEWVLGTRATGLDRTERAIRLADGREMRADGVVIATGAAARTLPGTEGLAGVHVLRTLDDARALRDDLARGGRLVVIGGGFIGAEVASTAYALGLDVTVVEAAPTPLAGPLGEVMGGIVSALHTDHGVRLLCGVGVKGLSGGERSETGVPPDGVRGRVDAVLLEDGRSIPADTVVVGVGARPCVEWLEGSGVALDNGVKCGADGRTSLAGVVAVGDCANWYDPHAGIHRRVEHWTGALERPDAAVATLLAYGATQPGVPRPPYFWSDQYGVKIQFVGHAAGADSVTVEEGAPDERSFLAVYRRAGTPVAVLGMNQPRLFTRWRKQFTAARP from the coding sequence GTGAGGACCGTCGCCGTGGTGGGCGCCTCGCTGGCCGGTCTGTCGGCCGCGCGCTCGCTGCGGAAACGGGGGTACGACGGTCGGCTGGTCGTCATCGGCGACGAGCCCCACCGCCCGTACGACAGGCCGCCGCTGTCCAAGGAGTTCCTCGCCGGCACCCTCGGCGAAGCGGATCTCGCGCTGGAGAGGGACGACGAGGACCTGCAGGCGGAATGGGTGCTCGGCACCCGCGCCACCGGGCTCGACCGCACCGAGCGGGCGATCCGGCTCGCCGACGGCCGGGAGATGCGTGCCGACGGTGTGGTCATCGCGACCGGTGCGGCCGCGCGCACGCTGCCCGGCACCGAGGGCCTCGCCGGCGTCCACGTGCTCCGTACCCTGGACGACGCCCGCGCCCTGCGCGACGACCTGGCCCGCGGCGGACGGCTGGTGGTGATCGGCGGCGGATTCATCGGCGCCGAGGTCGCCTCCACCGCCTACGCCCTCGGCCTCGACGTCACGGTCGTCGAGGCCGCGCCGACGCCGCTGGCGGGACCGCTCGGCGAGGTCATGGGCGGCATCGTCTCCGCCCTCCACACCGACCACGGCGTACGGCTCCTGTGCGGGGTGGGGGTCAAAGGGCTGAGCGGGGGCGAGCGGAGCGAGACGGGGGTCCCTCCGGACGGAGTCCGGGGGAGGGTGGACGCCGTGCTGCTCGAGGACGGCCGCAGCATCCCCGCCGACACCGTCGTCGTGGGTGTGGGCGCGCGTCCTTGCGTCGAGTGGCTCGAGGGCTCCGGCGTCGCGCTCGACAACGGCGTGAAGTGCGGGGCCGACGGCCGCACCAGCCTCGCCGGAGTCGTCGCCGTCGGCGACTGCGCCAACTGGTACGACCCGCACGCCGGAATCCACCGGCGAGTGGAGCACTGGACGGGCGCACTGGAGCGGCCCGACGCGGCGGTGGCCACGCTGCTCGCGTACGGCGCGACGCAGCCGGGCGTGCCGCGGCCGCCGTACTTCTGGTCCGACCAGTACGGCGTGAAGATCCAGTTCGTCGGCCATGCCGCCGGTGCCGACAGTGTGACGGTCGAGGAAGGCGCCCCCGACGAGCGGAGTTTCCTGGCCGTCTACCGCAGGGCCGGTACGCCGGTCGCCGTGCTCGGGATGAACCAGCCGAGGCTGTTCACCCGTTGGCGCAAGCAGTTCACCGCGGCCAGGCCTTGA
- a CDS encoding lysophospholipid acyltransferase family protein, which translates to MFYYLLKYVFLGPLLRLVFRPRIEGLEHVPAEGPAIIAGNHLSFSDHFLMPAILKRRITFLAKAEYFTGPGIKGRLTAAFFRSAGQIPVDRSGKEAGQAAIREGLGVLDKGELLGIYPEGTRSHDGRLYKGKVGVAVMALRAKVPVVPCAMIGTFEAQPPGQVIPSIHPVVIRFGKPLDFSRYAGMENEKAVLRAITDEIMYAILSLSEQEYVDQYAAVAKAEEATKNAERARKLPRLPLS; encoded by the coding sequence GTGTTCTATTACCTGCTCAAATACGTCTTTCTCGGACCGCTGCTGAGACTGGTCTTCCGGCCGCGAATCGAGGGCCTCGAACACGTTCCGGCTGAGGGGCCGGCCATCATCGCCGGCAACCATCTCTCCTTCTCCGACCACTTCCTGATGCCCGCCATCCTCAAACGGCGCATCACCTTCCTCGCCAAGGCCGAGTACTTCACCGGCCCCGGCATCAAGGGCCGACTCACCGCCGCGTTCTTCCGCAGCGCCGGTCAGATCCCGGTGGACCGCTCCGGCAAGGAGGCCGGGCAGGCCGCGATCCGCGAGGGCCTCGGCGTCCTCGACAAGGGCGAGCTGCTGGGCATCTACCCGGAGGGCACCCGCTCCCACGACGGCCGCCTCTACAAGGGCAAGGTGGGCGTCGCGGTGATGGCCCTCAGGGCGAAGGTGCCTGTCGTCCCCTGCGCGATGATCGGCACCTTCGAGGCACAGCCCCCGGGCCAGGTCATCCCGAGCATCCACCCCGTGGTGATCCGCTTCGGCAAGCCCCTGGACTTCTCCCGCTACGCCGGCATGGAGAACGAGAAGGCCGTCCTGCGAGCCATCACCGACGAGATCATGTACGCCATCCTCTCCCTGTCCGAGCAGGAGTACGTCGACCAGTACGCGGCGGTCGCCAAGGCGGAGGAGGCGACGAAGAACGCTGAGAGGGCCCGCAAGCTTCCCCGGCTGCCGCTGAGTTGA
- a CDS encoding aromatic ring-hydroxylating oxygenase subunit alpha, translated as MTSTSLPDSLIATLPGSSYTDPGIFAQEQERIFETMWFCVARASELPKPGAFRTVDVGRESILVTRARDNSIRAYFNVCRHRGAKLCTEETGEVKRAFQCPYHAWTYDLNGKLVAAPNLTKMPDVGRTEYGLVSVAVREWLGYVWVCLAENPPSFEEDVIGEVITRLGDIASIERYDIDNLAVGKRIVYDVKANWKLIIENFMECYHCATIHPELTEVLPEFADGYAAQYYVGHGAEFGEEIQGFTVDGSEGLDRIPGVSEEQDRRYYAITVKPQVFINLVPDHVIFHRMYPVAVDRTIVECDWLYLPGVVESGKDVSRSVELFDRVNRQDFDACERTQPGMSSRLYAKGGVLVPSEHHIGAFHDWVHERLGTRQPE; from the coding sequence GTGACCTCGACAAGCCTGCCGGACAGCCTGATCGCCACCCTCCCCGGCTCCTCCTACACGGACCCCGGCATCTTCGCCCAGGAACAGGAGCGCATCTTCGAGACGATGTGGTTCTGCGTCGCCCGGGCGTCCGAGCTGCCCAAGCCCGGCGCCTTCCGCACCGTCGACGTGGGCCGCGAGAGCATCCTCGTCACCCGGGCCCGGGACAACTCCATACGCGCCTACTTCAACGTCTGCCGGCACCGCGGCGCCAAGCTCTGCACGGAGGAGACCGGCGAGGTCAAGCGCGCCTTCCAGTGCCCGTACCACGCGTGGACCTACGACCTGAACGGCAAGCTCGTCGCGGCGCCCAACCTCACGAAGATGCCCGACGTCGGCCGCACCGAGTACGGCCTGGTGAGCGTGGCCGTCCGCGAATGGCTCGGCTACGTCTGGGTGTGCCTCGCGGAGAACCCGCCCTCCTTCGAGGAGGACGTCATCGGCGAGGTGATCACCCGCCTCGGCGACATCGCGTCGATCGAGCGCTACGACATCGACAACCTGGCGGTGGGCAAGCGGATCGTCTACGACGTCAAGGCGAACTGGAAGCTCATCATCGAGAACTTCATGGAGTGCTACCACTGCGCCACGATCCACCCCGAACTGACCGAGGTGCTCCCCGAGTTCGCGGACGGTTACGCGGCTCAGTACTACGTCGGGCACGGCGCCGAGTTCGGCGAGGAGATCCAGGGCTTCACGGTCGACGGCTCCGAGGGCCTGGACCGTATCCCCGGGGTCTCCGAGGAGCAGGACCGCCGCTACTACGCGATCACCGTCAAGCCGCAGGTCTTCATCAACCTGGTGCCCGACCATGTGATCTTCCACCGCATGTACCCGGTGGCGGTCGACCGCACGATCGTCGAGTGCGACTGGCTCTACCTGCCGGGCGTGGTGGAGAGCGGCAAGGACGTCAGCCGGTCCGTGGAGCTCTTCGATCGCGTCAACCGCCAGGACTTCGACGCCTGTGAGCGCACGCAGCCCGGTATGAGCTCCCGGCTGTACGCCAAGGGCGGCGTGCTCGTGCCGAGTGAGCACCACATCGGCGCCTTCCATGACTGGGTGCACGAGCGCCTCGGCACCCGGCAGCCGGAGTAG
- a CDS encoding bifunctional 3-phenylpropionate/cinnamic acid dioxygenase ferredoxin subunit, which produces MMIPACRLADLPRGEAHRLDIDPPVSVFHTDDGELFAIDDTCTHQDASLADGWLEGCEVECPLHASKFDLRTGAVDAPPAKLPVRTHEVLVEDGMIYVRLSTEAPNLPPCIASRLAGGPA; this is translated from the coding sequence ATGATGATTCCCGCGTGCCGTCTCGCGGATCTGCCGCGAGGCGAGGCCCACCGGCTCGACATCGACCCGCCGGTCTCGGTGTTCCACACCGATGACGGCGAGCTCTTCGCCATCGACGACACCTGCACCCACCAGGACGCCTCGCTCGCCGACGGCTGGCTGGAGGGCTGCGAGGTGGAATGCCCGCTGCACGCCTCCAAGTTCGACCTGAGGACCGGAGCGGTGGACGCCCCGCCGGCCAAGCTGCCGGTGCGGACCCACGAGGTCCTGGTCGAGGACGGCATGATCTACGTCCGGCTGTCGACCGAGGCCCCCAACCTGCCGCCCTGCATCGCCTCCCGCCTGGCCGGAGGCCCCGCGTGA
- a CDS encoding urease subunit alpha yields the protein MPEISRAAYADLFGPTTGDRIRLADTDLLIEIEEDRSGGPGLAGDEAVFGGGKVIRESMGQSRATRADGTPDTVITGVVIIDHWGIVKADVGIRDGRITAIGKAGNPDTMDGVHPDLVLGPETEIIAGNGRILTAGAIDAHVHFICPQIADEALAAGITTLVGGGTGPAEGSKATTVTPGPWHLARMLEAMEGHPLNIGLLGKGNTVSHDAMLSQIRGGALGLKLHEDWGSTPAVIDAALTVADRTGIQVAIHTDTLNEAGFVGDTLAAINGRGIHAYHTEGAGGGHAPDIMTVVSEPHVLPSSTNPTRPFTVNTAEEHLDMLMVCHHLNPAVPEDLAFAESRIRPSTIGAEDILHDLGAISIISSDSQAMGRVGEVVLRTWQTAHVMKRRRGALPGDGRADNHRVRRYVAKYTINPALAQGLAREIGSVETGKLADLVLWEPAFFGVKPQLVIKGGQIAYAQMGDANASIPTPQPILPRPMYGAIGRAPASNSFNFVAPLAIEDGLPERLALGKRFVAIESTRGVTKADMRENDARPRVEVDPDSFAVHIDGELVEATPAAELPMAQRYFLF from the coding sequence ATGCCTGAGATCTCGCGCGCCGCGTACGCCGACCTGTTCGGCCCGACCACCGGGGACCGCATCCGGCTCGCCGACACCGACCTCCTGATCGAGATCGAGGAGGATCGTTCCGGCGGTCCAGGGCTCGCCGGTGACGAGGCCGTGTTCGGCGGTGGCAAGGTCATCCGGGAATCCATGGGCCAGTCCCGCGCCACCCGCGCGGACGGCACTCCCGACACCGTCATCACCGGCGTCGTCATCATCGACCACTGGGGCATCGTCAAGGCGGACGTCGGCATCCGCGACGGCCGCATCACGGCCATCGGCAAGGCCGGCAACCCGGACACCATGGACGGGGTCCACCCCGACCTGGTGCTCGGCCCGGAGACGGAGATCATCGCCGGCAACGGCCGCATCCTCACCGCCGGCGCCATCGACGCGCACGTCCACTTCATCTGCCCCCAGATCGCCGACGAGGCCCTCGCCGCCGGTATCACCACGCTGGTCGGCGGCGGCACGGGACCCGCGGAGGGCTCCAAGGCGACCACCGTGACGCCCGGCCCCTGGCACCTCGCCCGGATGCTGGAGGCGATGGAGGGCCACCCGCTCAACATCGGCCTCCTCGGCAAGGGCAACACCGTCTCGCACGACGCGATGCTCTCCCAGATCCGCGGCGGCGCCCTCGGCCTGAAACTGCACGAGGACTGGGGCTCCACGCCCGCCGTCATCGACGCCGCCCTGACCGTCGCGGACCGCACCGGCATCCAGGTCGCCATCCACACGGACACGCTCAACGAGGCCGGGTTCGTCGGTGACACCCTCGCCGCGATCAACGGCCGCGGCATTCACGCCTACCACACCGAAGGCGCGGGCGGCGGGCACGCTCCGGACATCATGACCGTGGTGTCGGAGCCACACGTGCTGCCCAGCTCCACCAACCCCACCCGGCCGTTCACCGTCAACACCGCCGAGGAACACCTCGACATGCTGATGGTCTGCCACCACCTGAACCCCGCCGTCCCGGAGGACCTGGCCTTCGCGGAGTCACGGATCCGGCCGTCCACGATCGGGGCGGAGGACATCCTCCACGACCTGGGCGCCATCTCGATCATCTCGTCCGACTCCCAGGCCATGGGGCGCGTCGGCGAGGTCGTCCTGCGGACCTGGCAGACCGCCCATGTGATGAAGCGGCGGCGGGGCGCGCTGCCGGGCGACGGCCGCGCGGACAACCACCGGGTACGTCGCTATGTCGCCAAGTACACGATCAACCCGGCTCTCGCCCAGGGCCTCGCCCGCGAGATCGGTTCCGTCGAGACCGGCAAGCTCGCCGACCTCGTGCTGTGGGAGCCCGCGTTCTTCGGCGTCAAGCCACAGCTCGTGATCAAGGGCGGGCAGATCGCGTATGCCCAGATGGGCGACGCCAACGCGTCCATCCCGACCCCGCAGCCGATCCTGCCGCGCCCGATGTACGGGGCGATCGGGCGCGCGCCCGCGTCCAACTCGTTCAACTTCGTGGCGCCGCTCGCCATCGAGGACGGACTGCCGGAGCGGCTGGCACTGGGGAAGAGGTTCGTGGCCATCGAGTCGACGCGCGGCGTCACCAAGGCGGACATGCGCGAGAACGACGCGCGGCCGCGGGTCGAGGTCGACCCGGACAGCTTCGCCGTCCACATCGACGGCGAGCTGGTCGAGGCGACGCCCGCCGCCGAACTGCCCATGGCCCAGCGCTACTTCCTCTTCTGA
- a CDS encoding alpha/beta hydrolase, which produces MRGIRPTRRAAALGSAGALVTATLIAGAVAAPSATADSRHGQDREARGAAIAAARAAKDGIDWQDCPADWGLEKPIQCGWVIVPLDYAHPDGKQIKLAVDRIGNTGTKQERQGALVYNPGGPGGSGLRFPRRVTTKNPVWANVAKAYDFVGFDPRGVGHSAPISCEDPQEFVKAPKADPVPDSEADKLAQRKLAREYAEGCLERTGRAMLQQMTTPNTARDLDVIRAALGEKKLNYLGVSYGTYLGAVYGTLFPGHLRRMIVDSVVNPSREKIWYQANLDQDVAFEGRWKDWEDWVAANDASFHLGTTRAAVQEKWLKLRATAKESPIGGVVGPAELISFFQSAPYYDSSWVPVATVFSKYVAGDTKALVDAAAPDLSDTAGNIASENGNAVYTAVECTDAKWPKSWRKWDRDNTRLNKDYPFMTWANAWMNLPCATWPVKQQNPVDVGTGKGLPTVLIVQSTRDAATPFDGAVELHKRFKGSRLIIEKDAGSHGVTGLVNPCINNRVDTYLLTGRTDGADVTCAPHATPKP; this is translated from the coding sequence TTGAGGGGAATCAGACCGACGAGGCGAGCGGCCGCGCTCGGCTCAGCGGGGGCGCTCGTCACGGCGACGCTGATAGCCGGCGCCGTGGCGGCACCGTCGGCCACCGCCGACTCGCGCCACGGCCAGGACCGGGAGGCCCGGGGCGCCGCGATCGCCGCCGCACGGGCCGCCAAGGACGGGATCGACTGGCAGGACTGCCCGGCCGACTGGGGGCTGGAGAAGCCCATCCAGTGCGGCTGGGTGATCGTCCCGCTCGACTACGCCCACCCGGACGGCAAGCAGATCAAGCTCGCCGTCGACCGCATCGGGAACACGGGCACCAAGCAGGAGCGCCAGGGCGCCCTCGTCTACAACCCGGGCGGACCCGGCGGTTCCGGGCTGCGCTTCCCGCGCCGGGTCACCACCAAGAACCCCGTCTGGGCCAACGTGGCGAAGGCGTACGACTTCGTCGGCTTCGACCCGCGCGGCGTCGGCCACTCCGCGCCCATCTCCTGCGAGGACCCGCAGGAGTTCGTGAAGGCGCCCAAGGCGGACCCGGTTCCCGACTCCGAGGCGGACAAGCTCGCTCAGCGCAAGCTGGCGCGGGAGTACGCGGAGGGCTGCCTGGAGCGCACCGGCCGCGCGATGCTCCAGCAGATGACCACGCCCAACACCGCGCGCGACCTGGACGTCATCCGTGCCGCGCTGGGCGAGAAGAAGCTCAACTACCTGGGCGTGTCGTACGGCACCTACCTGGGCGCCGTCTACGGCACGCTCTTCCCGGGCCACCTCCGTCGCATGATCGTCGACAGCGTGGTCAACCCGTCGCGCGAGAAGATCTGGTACCAGGCCAACCTCGACCAGGACGTCGCCTTCGAGGGCCGCTGGAAGGACTGGGAGGACTGGGTCGCCGCGAACGACGCCTCCTTCCACCTGGGCACGACCCGCGCGGCGGTGCAGGAGAAGTGGCTGAAGCTGCGCGCCACGGCGAAGGAGAGCCCGATCGGCGGTGTCGTGGGCCCGGCCGAGCTGATCTCGTTCTTCCAGAGCGCCCCGTACTACGACTCCTCGTGGGTGCCGGTCGCCACCGTCTTCAGCAAGTACGTCGCCGGAGACACCAAGGCGCTCGTCGACGCGGCGGCGCCGGACCTGTCGGACACGGCGGGCAACATCGCCTCCGAGAACGGCAACGCCGTCTACACGGCCGTCGAGTGCACCGACGCCAAGTGGCCGAAGAGCTGGCGGAAGTGGGACCGGGACAACACCCGGCTCAACAAGGACTACCCGTTCATGACCTGGGCCAACGCATGGATGAACCTGCCGTGCGCCACCTGGCCCGTCAAGCAGCAGAACCCGGTCGACGTGGGGACCGGCAAGGGCCTGCCGACCGTCCTGATCGTGCAGTCCACGCGTGACGCCGCGACGCCCTTCGACGGCGCGGTCGAGCTCCACAAGCGCTTCAAGGGCTCCCGCCTGATCATCGAGAAGGACGCGGGCTCGCACGGAGTGACCGGTCTCGTCAACCCGTGCATCAACAACCGGGTCGACACCTACCTGCTCACCGGCAGGACGGACGGCGCCGACGTGACGTGCGCCCCGCACGCCACGCCGAAGCCGTAG
- a CDS encoding MBL fold metallo-hydrolase, with amino-acid sequence MGARIERLVTSGQFTLDGGTWDVDNNVWIVGDDQEVIVIDAAHDADAIAAAVGDRRLTAIVCTHAHNDHIDAAPALADRAGAPVLLHPDDLPLWKQTHPDRAPDAELTDRQTLAVAGAELTVLHTPGHAPGAVCLYTPALGALFSGDTLFAGGPGATGRSYSDFPTIIDSIGRRLLALPGDTVVHTGHGETTTIGAEAPHLQEWIDRGF; translated from the coding sequence ATGGGCGCGCGCATCGAGCGGCTCGTCACCTCCGGGCAGTTCACACTCGACGGCGGCACCTGGGACGTCGACAACAACGTGTGGATCGTCGGCGACGACCAGGAGGTGATCGTCATCGACGCCGCTCACGACGCCGACGCCATCGCCGCCGCCGTCGGCGACCGGCGCCTGACGGCGATCGTGTGCACCCACGCCCACAACGACCACATCGACGCAGCCCCCGCCCTCGCCGACCGCGCCGGTGCGCCGGTCCTCCTGCACCCCGACGATCTGCCGCTGTGGAAACAGACCCATCCGGACCGGGCACCCGACGCGGAACTGACCGACCGGCAGACCCTGGCGGTCGCGGGTGCCGAGCTGACCGTGCTCCACACGCCCGGCCACGCCCCGGGCGCCGTCTGCCTGTACACCCCGGCTCTCGGCGCCCTCTTCAGCGGCGACACGCTCTTCGCCGGCGGTCCGGGGGCGACGGGGCGGTCGTACAGCGACTTCCCCACCATCATCGACTCGATCGGACGACGCCTCCTCGCGCTGCCCGGCGACACCGTCGTGCACACCGGTCACGGGGAGACGACCACCATCGGCGCCGAAGCGCCGCACCTTCAGGAGTGGATCGACCGCGGCTTCTGA